From Microlunatus capsulatus, a single genomic window includes:
- the infA gene encoding translation initiation factor IF-1, giving the protein MAKKEGALELEGTIVEALPNAMFRVELTNGHKVLATISGKMRQHYIRILPADRVVVELSAYDLTRGRIVYRHK; this is encoded by the coding sequence ATGGCCAAGAAAGAGGGCGCGCTCGAGCTCGAGGGAACGATCGTCGAGGCCCTGCCGAACGCGATGTTCCGGGTCGAGCTGACCAACGGGCACAAGGTGCTGGCGACGATCAGCGGCAAGATGCGGCAGCACTACATCCGCATCCTCCCGGCCGACCGGGTGGTCGTCGAGCTCTCGGCCTACGACCTCACCCGCGGCCGGATCGTCTACCGCCACAAGTGA
- a CDS encoding GTP-binding protein LepA, giving the protein MPRQPVTPRKIAEHVQRLGELYPPIPLGSVDRTILDPRRVADRFGHVIDYLARVELEVDRNVLELLVLLPDVDDTNKTFYSDVWQPQEIQHGLILDRLQTDLGRPPAQPHLDVSFRIKILGALATLKPVQDIAKLLYFLTGASTERQAVLAYNQLNTGLKEMGEHAIVETIVHPIKQQEPGHFAFYQMSATAMVQDKVLKPWQLFLARVLREKSYNLVGTNAMPGYKADMGRVATDLGIDADLAGYAREIGRVEHRLLWADRQGLDFPPYILKALKESVELYRERVDRGQTAF; this is encoded by the coding sequence GTGCCACGGCAACCCGTCACCCCGCGCAAGATCGCTGAGCACGTCCAGCGACTGGGTGAGCTGTACCCGCCGATCCCCCTGGGGTCGGTCGACCGGACGATCCTCGACCCCCGCCGGGTCGCCGACCGCTTCGGCCACGTCATCGACTACCTCGCCCGCGTGGAGCTCGAGGTAGACCGCAACGTCCTGGAGCTGCTGGTGCTGCTGCCCGACGTCGACGACACCAACAAGACCTTCTACTCCGACGTCTGGCAGCCCCAGGAGATCCAGCACGGGCTGATCCTCGACCGGCTGCAGACCGACTTGGGCCGTCCGCCCGCGCAGCCCCACCTCGACGTGTCCTTCCGGATCAAGATCCTGGGCGCGCTGGCCACGCTGAAGCCGGTGCAGGACATCGCGAAGCTGCTCTACTTCCTCACCGGCGCGAGCACCGAGCGCCAGGCGGTGCTGGCCTACAACCAGCTGAACACCGGGCTCAAGGAGATGGGGGAGCACGCGATCGTCGAGACGATCGTGCACCCCATCAAGCAGCAGGAGCCGGGGCACTTCGCCTTCTACCAGATGTCGGCCACCGCGATGGTCCAGGACAAGGTGCTCAAGCCCTGGCAGCTGTTCCTGGCCCGGGTGCTGCGCGAGAAGAGCTACAACCTCGTCGGCACCAACGCGATGCCGGGCTACAAGGCCGATATGGGCCGGGTCGCCACCGACCTCGGCATCGACGCCGACCTCGCCGGCTACGCGCGCGAGATCGGCCGCGTCGAGCACCGCCTGCTGTGGGCCGACCGGCAGGGGCTGGACTTCCCGCCCTACATCCTCAAGGCCCTGAAGGAGAGCGTCGAGCTCTACCGGGAGCGCGTCGACCGCGGCCAGACCGCCTTCTGA
- a CDS encoding DUF1707 SHOCT-like domain-containing protein, with protein MSSDLPISSPYRSTPALPVDDGERDRLSTRLNAAFEAGTLDADEYRARLDRLFAARTLGELVPVVEGLAPLPTYADPALVASSGGRPGELAPARSGNGLTVVAVAGVAGAVLLVVVLLLLLL; from the coding sequence GTGAGCAGCGACCTGCCGATCTCCTCGCCCTACCGCAGCACGCCGGCGCTGCCGGTCGACGACGGCGAGCGCGACCGGCTCAGCACCCGGCTCAACGCGGCCTTCGAGGCCGGCACGCTCGACGCCGACGAGTACCGCGCCCGGCTCGACCGGCTGTTCGCCGCGCGGACGCTGGGCGAGCTGGTCCCCGTGGTCGAGGGCCTGGCGCCCCTGCCCACCTACGCCGACCCCGCCCTCGTCGCGAGCTCGGGCGGCCGTCCCGGGGAGCTCGCCCCGGCCCGCAGCGGGAACGGGCTCACCGTCGTCGCCGTCGCAGGGGTCGCCGGCGCCGTGCTGCTGGTCGTGGTGCTGCTGCTCCTGCTGCTCTGA
- a CDS encoding sigma-70 family RNA polymerase sigma factor — MSLATDDDVFLSQVEPLRGELTAHCYRMLGSVHDAEDLVQETYIRAWRAFHGFENRSSLRTWMYRIATNVCLTALESRQRRPLPTGLGQPAADPAGQLSSRPETPWLEPLPDTVVWGHGDADPASAVVSRDSVRLAFVAALQHLTPPQRAVVILRDVLAWHASEVAELLDLSVAAVNSSLQRARAQLAKLDPDAELPPVEEEHAQRMLTAYVDAFERYDVARIVELLTEDAVWEMPPFDGWYSGPAAIGTLISTQCPASAAGDQVMVPVMANGRPALALYMLGPDGRHHAFHVQVPTLTPHGFSHVVAFFELTLFDRFGLPRVLPEDPGERRALVRGTAAVAG, encoded by the coding sequence GTGAGCCTCGCGACCGACGACGACGTCTTCCTCAGCCAGGTCGAGCCCCTGCGCGGGGAGCTGACCGCTCACTGCTACCGGATGCTCGGCTCCGTGCACGACGCCGAGGACCTGGTGCAGGAGACCTACATCCGGGCCTGGCGCGCCTTCCACGGCTTCGAGAACCGCTCCTCGCTGCGCACCTGGATGTACCGGATCGCCACCAACGTCTGCCTGACGGCGCTGGAGTCGCGCCAGCGCCGGCCGCTGCCCACCGGCCTCGGCCAGCCCGCCGCGGACCCCGCCGGGCAGCTGAGCAGCCGGCCCGAGACGCCGTGGCTGGAGCCGCTCCCCGACACCGTCGTCTGGGGCCACGGCGACGCCGACCCGGCCTCCGCGGTGGTCAGCCGCGACAGCGTGCGGCTGGCCTTCGTCGCCGCCCTCCAGCACCTGACGCCGCCCCAGCGGGCGGTGGTCATCCTGCGCGACGTGCTGGCCTGGCACGCCAGCGAGGTGGCCGAGCTGCTGGACCTCTCGGTGGCCGCGGTGAACAGCAGCCTGCAGCGGGCCCGGGCCCAGCTGGCCAAGCTCGACCCCGACGCCGAGCTGCCCCCGGTCGAGGAGGAGCACGCGCAGCGGATGCTCACCGCCTACGTGGACGCCTTCGAGCGCTACGACGTGGCCCGGATCGTCGAGCTGCTCACCGAGGACGCGGTCTGGGAGATGCCGCCGTTCGACGGCTGGTACTCCGGCCCCGCGGCGATCGGCACCCTGATCAGCACCCAGTGCCCGGCGTCCGCGGCAGGGGACCAGGTGATGGTCCCGGTGATGGCCAACGGCCGGCCGGCGCTGGCCCTGTACATGCTGGGGCCGGACGGGCGGCACCACGCGTTCCACGTGCAGGTGCCGACGCTGACCCCGCACGGCTTCTCCCACGTGGTCGCGTTCTTCGAGCTGACGCTCTTCGACCGGTTCGGGCTGCCGCGGGTGCTGCCGGAGGACCCCGGGGAGCGGCGCGCGCTCGTCCGCGGGACGGCCGCGGTCGCCGGGTAG
- a CDS encoding VOC family protein, producing MIFVNLPVADVEASKAFYTGLGFSLNPEYSDASTACVVVSDTIVVMALQRDRFADFVAGPVGDPAAATTSISCLSAESPDEVDALVERALRHGGRPWLDKMVDGPMYGHSFTDPDGHVWEVLHMAQGG from the coding sequence ATGATCTTCGTCAACCTGCCCGTCGCCGACGTGGAGGCCAGCAAGGCCTTCTACACCGGGCTCGGCTTCAGCCTCAACCCCGAGTACTCCGACGCCTCGACGGCCTGCGTCGTGGTGTCCGACACCATCGTCGTGATGGCCCTCCAGCGGGACCGCTTCGCCGACTTCGTCGCCGGACCCGTCGGCGACCCGGCCGCCGCCACGACCTCGATCAGCTGCCTCTCGGCCGAGAGCCCGGACGAGGTCGACGCCCTCGTCGAGCGGGCGCTGCGGCACGGCGGCCGGCCGTGGCTGGACAAGATGGTCGACGGGCCGATGTACGGGCACAGCTTCACCGACCCCGACGGCCACGTCTGGGAAGTCCTGCACATGGCCCAGGGCGGCTGA
- the mgrA gene encoding L-glyceraldehyde 3-phosphate reductase — protein sequence MTYVADDARYDVQPYRRCGRSGLKLPAVSLGFWHNFGDDKPLETQRAVMRRAFDLGVNHFDLANNYGPPYGAAEVNAGTILRQDFARYRDELVISSKAGWDMWPGPYGDHGSRKYLTASLDQSLERLGLDYVDIFYHHRPDPETPLEETMGALDAAVRAGKALYVGVSSYSPEHTAAAAAILRDLGTPMLIHQPSYSMFNRWIEGGLLDVLEQEGVGCIAFTALAQGLLTNRYLDGVPADSRAAQGKSLSTDQISEDNLARVRALNEIAAGRGQTLAQLALAWVLRDARVTSTLIGASSVAQLEDNVAAVGNLDFTADELAAIDEHAVESGIDLWAGARDATAS from the coding sequence ATGACCTATGTCGCCGACGACGCCCGCTACGACGTCCAGCCCTACCGCCGCTGCGGCCGCAGCGGGCTCAAGCTCCCCGCCGTCTCCCTCGGGTTCTGGCACAACTTCGGGGACGACAAGCCCCTGGAGACCCAGCGCGCGGTGATGCGCCGCGCCTTCGACCTCGGCGTGAACCACTTCGACCTGGCCAACAACTACGGCCCGCCCTACGGCGCCGCCGAGGTGAACGCCGGGACCATCCTCCGCCAGGACTTCGCGCGGTACCGCGACGAGCTGGTCATCTCCTCCAAGGCCGGCTGGGACATGTGGCCCGGCCCCTACGGCGACCACGGCTCGCGCAAGTACCTCACCGCCAGCCTCGACCAGTCCCTGGAGCGGCTCGGCCTCGACTACGTCGACATCTTCTACCACCACCGTCCCGACCCCGAGACGCCGCTGGAGGAGACGATGGGGGCGCTCGACGCTGCCGTCCGGGCCGGCAAGGCGCTCTACGTGGGCGTCTCGTCCTACTCCCCCGAGCACACCGCCGCGGCCGCCGCGATCCTGCGCGACCTCGGCACCCCGATGCTCATCCACCAGCCCTCGTACTCGATGTTCAACCGCTGGATCGAGGGCGGGCTGCTCGACGTCCTAGAGCAGGAGGGCGTCGGCTGCATCGCCTTCACCGCGCTGGCCCAGGGCCTGCTGACCAACCGGTACCTCGACGGCGTGCCCGCCGACTCCCGCGCGGCGCAGGGCAAGTCGCTGAGCACCGACCAGATCAGCGAGGACAACCTCGCCCGGGTCCGCGCGCTCAACGAGATCGCCGCCGGCCGGGGCCAGACCCTCGCGCAGCTGGCGCTCGCCTGGGTGCTGCGCGACGCGCGGGTCACCTCGACCCTGATCGGCGCCAGCAGCGTCGCCCAGCTGGAGGACAACGTCGCCGCCGTCGGCAACCTGGACTTCACCGCCGACGAGCTCGCCGCCATCGACGAGCACGCCGTCGAGTCCGGCATCGACCTCTGGGCCGGGGCCCGGGACGCCACCGCCAGCTGA
- a CDS encoding prolyl oligopeptidase family serine peptidase → MVDYPSTRRDDTREQLHGRAVADPYRWLEDPDAAETADWVARQNATSSAYLAALPERAWFGATMAAVLARPRAGTPLHRGGRYLVNRNDGRQDQDVWYIADSLPELLEGGRVLVDPNTFSADGTSSLAALAVRRDGAQLAYAVSEGGSDWHTFHLLDVESGAEVPDVGVQTKFSEAVWLPDGRSFVYTAFDHEGHAEGTQTSALAGGKLRLHRVGRPVAEDELLLEFSDERLMLWAETTDDDRWLVVSIVAGTENQNRLWAYPVTTDDGASALGEPLKVVDEPVAEFTLVRSEGSTLYLSTDDEAERGRVVAVDLEAVRRGRDDAWREVLAETEHTLGQVVAAGDGFVTVHLVDAQPRVSRYDLHGRLLGPVDLPAGAVVGLEGHAGDDEVFVGLSSVVSPTAAHLVHFGSGEVTPLPGLVRGAGGGFVPPEVTVERSAATSADGTRVPYFLIRAAGADADAPRPTLLWGYGGFKIPLFADYRPGWAGWLAAGGVLAIANLRGGGEYGTEWYEAGRLSRKQNVFDDFVAVAEHLQSTGVTTREQLALHGRSNGGLLVGAVMTQRPDLAAVALPGVGVLDMLRFHLFTVGAAWISDYGDPRDPAQFADALAYSPLHAVRPGTRYPATLVVTGDHDDRVVPLHSHKFVATLQHAQAGDAPVLTRVEVATGHGAGKPAALQAAEWADLLAFAAHHTGLVPPAA, encoded by the coding sequence GTGGTCGACTACCCCAGCACCCGACGTGACGACACCCGCGAGCAGCTCCACGGCCGGGCCGTGGCGGATCCGTACCGCTGGCTCGAGGACCCCGACGCCGCCGAGACCGCCGACTGGGTCGCCCGGCAGAACGCGACCAGCAGCGCCTACCTCGCCGCCCTGCCCGAGCGGGCGTGGTTCGGCGCGACGATGGCCGCCGTGCTGGCCCGGCCCCGTGCCGGCACCCCGCTGCACCGGGGCGGCCGCTACCTGGTGAACCGGAACGACGGCCGCCAGGACCAGGACGTCTGGTATATCGCCGACTCCCTGCCCGAGCTGCTCGAGGGCGGCCGCGTGCTGGTCGACCCCAACACCTTCTCGGCCGACGGCACCAGCTCCCTGGCCGCGCTGGCCGTGCGCCGGGACGGCGCCCAGCTGGCCTACGCCGTCAGCGAGGGCGGCAGCGACTGGCACACCTTCCACCTGCTCGACGTCGAGAGCGGCGCCGAGGTGCCCGACGTCGGCGTCCAGACGAAGTTCTCCGAGGCCGTCTGGCTGCCGGACGGCCGCTCGTTCGTCTACACCGCGTTCGACCACGAGGGCCACGCCGAGGGCACCCAGACCTCCGCCCTCGCCGGCGGCAAGCTGCGGCTGCACCGCGTCGGCCGGCCCGTCGCGGAGGACGAGCTGCTGCTGGAGTTCTCCGACGAGCGGCTGATGCTCTGGGCCGAGACCACCGACGACGACCGCTGGCTGGTCGTCAGCATCGTCGCCGGGACCGAGAACCAGAACCGGCTGTGGGCCTACCCGGTGACCACCGACGACGGCGCCAGCGCGCTGGGGGAGCCGCTGAAGGTCGTCGACGAGCCGGTCGCGGAGTTCACGCTGGTCCGCTCCGAGGGCTCGACGCTCTACCTCTCCACCGACGACGAGGCCGAGCGGGGTCGCGTCGTCGCCGTCGACCTCGAGGCCGTCCGCCGGGGCCGCGACGACGCGTGGCGCGAGGTGCTGGCCGAGACCGAGCACACCCTGGGCCAGGTCGTCGCCGCCGGGGACGGCTTCGTCACCGTGCACCTCGTCGACGCCCAGCCACGGGTGAGCCGCTACGACCTCCACGGGCGGCTGCTCGGCCCCGTCGACCTGCCCGCCGGCGCCGTCGTCGGGCTCGAGGGCCACGCCGGCGACGACGAGGTCTTCGTCGGCCTGTCCTCGGTGGTCAGCCCCACGGCGGCGCACCTCGTCCACTTCGGCTCGGGCGAGGTCACCCCGCTGCCCGGGCTGGTGCGGGGCGCGGGCGGGGGTTTCGTGCCGCCGGAGGTCACCGTCGAGCGGTCCGCCGCGACCAGCGCGGACGGGACGCGGGTGCCCTACTTCCTCATCCGGGCGGCGGGGGCGGACGCGGACGCGCCGCGGCCGACCCTGCTGTGGGGGTACGGCGGCTTCAAGATCCCGCTCTTCGCCGACTACCGGCCGGGCTGGGCAGGCTGGCTGGCCGCCGGCGGCGTGCTGGCCATCGCCAACCTGCGCGGGGGCGGGGAGTACGGCACCGAGTGGTACGAGGCCGGCCGGCTCAGCCGTAAGCAGAACGTCTTCGACGACTTCGTGGCCGTGGCCGAGCACCTGCAGTCCACCGGCGTGACGACGCGGGAGCAGCTGGCCCTGCACGGGCGCAGCAACGGCGGCCTGCTGGTGGGGGCGGTGATGACGCAGCGGCCCGACCTGGCCGCGGTGGCGCTGCCTGGCGTCGGCGTGCTGGACATGCTGCGCTTCCACCTCTTCACGGTGGGCGCGGCGTGGATCTCCGACTACGGCGACCCGCGCGACCCCGCGCAGTTCGCCGACGCGCTGGCCTACTCGCCGCTGCACGCCGTCCGGCCGGGGACCCGCTACCCGGCGACGCTGGTGGTGACGGGGGACCACGACGACCGGGTCGTCCCGCTGCACAGCCACAAGTTCGTCGCGACCCTGCAGCACGCCCAGGCGGGCGACGCCCCGGTGCTCACCCGGGTGGAGGTGGCCACGGGCCACGGCGCGGGCAAGCCCGCCGCCCTCCAGGCGGCCGAGTGGGCCGACCTGCTGGCCTTCGCCGCCCACCACACCGGTCTGGTGCCGCCGGCCGCCTGA
- the map gene encoding type I methionyl aminopeptidase — protein MFGHRGVEIKTREQLLLMRRAGLVVAAALAATRAAVRPGVSTRELDAVAAEVIRSAGATPSFLDYGAHEGVGGFQGVTCLSVNEEVVHGVPGHRVLAEGDLLSIDCGAVVEGWHGDSALTVAVGEVAPEALALSEATRGALWHGIAAARLGGHVGDISAAVEEHVRSLDGGYGIVEEYVGHGIGSAMHQPPDVPNLAPRGVLPGRGRGPRLVEGLALAVEPMLTLGSPENHVLADDWTVVTDDGRVAAHWEHTMTVTAHGTWVLTAEDGGEEMLTALGVPFGPLAD, from the coding sequence GTGTTCGGCCACCGGGGCGTGGAGATCAAGACCCGCGAGCAGTTGCTGCTGATGCGGCGGGCCGGCCTCGTCGTGGCCGCCGCCCTCGCCGCCACCCGGGCGGCCGTCCGGCCCGGCGTCAGCACCCGCGAGCTCGACGCCGTCGCCGCCGAGGTCATCCGCTCCGCCGGCGCCACCCCGTCGTTCCTGGACTACGGCGCCCACGAGGGCGTCGGCGGGTTCCAGGGCGTCACCTGCCTGTCGGTGAACGAGGAGGTCGTGCACGGCGTGCCCGGCCACCGGGTGCTCGCCGAGGGCGACCTGCTCTCCATCGACTGCGGCGCCGTCGTCGAGGGCTGGCACGGCGACTCCGCCCTCACCGTCGCCGTCGGCGAGGTCGCGCCGGAGGCCCTGGCCCTCAGCGAGGCCACCCGCGGCGCCCTGTGGCACGGCATCGCCGCCGCCCGGCTGGGCGGCCACGTCGGCGACATCTCCGCCGCGGTCGAGGAGCACGTCCGCTCCCTCGACGGCGGCTACGGCATCGTCGAGGAGTACGTGGGGCACGGCATCGGCTCGGCCATGCACCAGCCGCCGGACGTGCCCAACCTGGCCCCCCGCGGCGTGCTGCCCGGCCGCGGCCGCGGGCCCCGGCTCGTGGAGGGGCTGGCCCTGGCCGTCGAGCCCATGCTCACCCTCGGCTCGCCCGAGAACCACGTGCTGGCCGACGACTGGACCGTCGTCACCGACGACGGCCGGGTGGCCGCGCACTGGGAGCACACGATGACCGTCACCGCGCACGGGACCTGGGTGCTCACCGCCGAGGACGGCGGCGAGGAGATGCTCACCGCGCTCGGCGTCCCGTTCGGCCCGCTGGCCGACTGA
- a CDS encoding adenylate kinase, whose translation MRLLIMGPPGAGKGTQAAHVAQRYGIPAISTGDIFRAMKTSDTPLAQQVREIMDSGGYVSDEITNEIVAARLAEVDCVRGFLLDGYPRTPDQVETLDAFLAGRGEALDAVICLVADTDEVVARLLKRAETAGRADDREETIRVRQQVYADQTAPLLEIFRRRDLLVEVDGLGAVDEVSRRLFDALDAKTGGAPALSTEG comes from the coding sequence ATGCGTCTCCTCATCATGGGTCCGCCGGGGGCGGGCAAGGGCACCCAGGCCGCGCACGTCGCGCAGCGCTACGGGATCCCGGCCATCTCGACGGGCGACATCTTCCGGGCCATGAAGACCTCGGACACCCCGCTCGCGCAGCAGGTGCGCGAGATCATGGACTCCGGCGGCTACGTGAGCGACGAGATCACCAACGAGATCGTCGCCGCCCGGCTCGCCGAGGTGGACTGCGTGCGGGGCTTCCTCCTCGACGGGTACCCGCGCACGCCCGACCAGGTGGAGACGCTCGACGCCTTCCTGGCCGGCCGTGGAGAGGCGCTGGACGCCGTCATCTGCCTGGTCGCCGACACCGACGAGGTGGTCGCCCGGCTGCTGAAGCGGGCCGAGACCGCCGGCCGCGCCGACGACCGCGAGGAGACCATCCGCGTCCGGCAGCAGGTCTACGCCGACCAGACCGCACCGCTGCTCGAGATCTTCCGCCGCCGCGACCTGCTGGTGGAGGTGGACGGCCTGGGTGCGGTCGACGAGGTCTCCCGGCGCCTGTTCGACGCGCTGGACGCCAAGACCGGCGGCGCGCCGGCCCTCAGCACCGAGGGCTGA
- the secY gene encoding preprotein translocase subunit SecY has product MLTAFANAFRTPDLRKKIFFTLAILAVFRLGSIIPTPNVNVSQVDFCLKQAQSGEQQGLYSLINLFSGGALLQLAIFALGIMPYITASIILQLLTVVIPRLEALKKEGQAGQTKITQYTRYLTLVLAVLNSTAFVTVAVNDRLFTGCPGLVYDKGIFPVITMILTMTAGTSVIMWMGELITERGVGNGMSVMIFTQIAATFPSALWGLKVARPGSQGWVIFLLVIALGLVVMAGVIFVEQSQRRIPVQYAKRMVGSRMLGGSTTYIPIKVNQAGVIPVIFASSLLYLPALYAQFRPEGRFSSWISANFVRGDHPLYMVTFFLLIVFFAYFYVAITFNPNEVADNMKKYGGFIPGIRAGKPTEDYLAFVLSRLTFPGSLYLGLIALLPSVAFIFLDANQNFPFGGTSILIIVGVGLDTVKQIESQLQQRNYEGFLR; this is encoded by the coding sequence GTGCTCACCGCATTCGCCAACGCATTCCGGACCCCGGACCTGCGGAAGAAGATCTTCTTCACGCTGGCGATCCTCGCCGTGTTCCGGCTGGGGTCGATCATCCCGACGCCGAACGTCAACGTCAGCCAGGTCGACTTCTGCCTCAAGCAGGCCCAGAGCGGCGAGCAGCAGGGCCTGTACTCCCTGATCAACCTGTTCTCCGGCGGGGCGCTCCTCCAGCTCGCGATCTTCGCGCTGGGGATCATGCCCTACATCACCGCCAGCATCATCCTGCAGCTGCTCACCGTCGTCATCCCGCGGCTCGAGGCCCTCAAGAAGGAGGGCCAGGCGGGCCAGACGAAGATCACCCAGTACACCCGGTACCTGACCCTGGTGCTCGCCGTCCTCAACTCGACGGCGTTCGTCACCGTGGCCGTCAACGACCGGCTCTTCACCGGCTGCCCCGGCCTGGTCTACGACAAGGGCATCTTCCCGGTCATCACGATGATCCTGACGATGACCGCCGGCACCAGCGTCATCATGTGGATGGGTGAGCTGATTACCGAGCGCGGCGTCGGCAACGGCATGTCGGTGATGATCTTCACCCAGATCGCCGCCACCTTCCCGAGCGCCCTGTGGGGCCTCAAGGTCGCCCGCCCGGGCTCGCAGGGCTGGGTCATCTTCCTGCTGGTGATCGCCCTCGGCCTGGTGGTCATGGCCGGCGTCATCTTCGTCGAGCAGTCCCAGCGCCGCATCCCCGTGCAGTACGCCAAGCGGATGGTCGGCAGCCGGATGCTCGGCGGCTCGACGACCTACATCCCCATCAAGGTCAACCAGGCCGGCGTCATCCCCGTCATCTTCGCCTCGTCGCTGCTGTACCTGCCCGCCCTCTACGCCCAGTTCCGGCCCGAGGGCCGCTTCTCGTCGTGGATCTCGGCGAACTTCGTGCGCGGCGACCACCCGCTCTACATGGTCACGTTCTTCCTGCTGATCGTGTTCTTCGCCTACTTCTACGTGGCCATCACGTTCAACCCGAACGAGGTCGCCGACAACATGAAGAAGTACGGCGGCTTCATCCCGGGGATCCGGGCGGGCAAGCCGACCGAGGACTACCTCGCCTTCGTGCTCTCCCGGCTGACCTTCCCGGGCTCGCTCTACCTGGGCCTGATCGCCCTGCTGCCGTCGGTGGCGTTCATCTTCCTGGACGCCAACCAGAACTTCCCCTTCGGCGGCACCTCGATCCTCATCATCGTCGGCGTCGGCCTGGACACCGTGAAGCAGATCGAGAGCCAGCTGCAGCAACGCAACTACGAAGGGTTCCTCCGCTGA
- a CDS encoding superoxide dismutase, with translation MRSRLQLLGVALAGAALTATLVAPAQALPRHGGGKADLPDRIALPVGFQPEGIATDRGPVAYLGSRADGDIYAVDLRTGKGGVISQGPGAGFPSVGLKVDRHRIYVSGGTAGTARVVDARTGALLADYQLARGAGESFVNDVVLTKRTAWFTDSRRPQLYAVARKGDPARARVRTLPLRGDWVQAPAGTNSANGIVQSPDRRSLLVVDSATGTLFRVNPSTGVAREVDLGGAKLTNGDGLLLRGRTLYAVQNRLNQVAVVQLDRRGTRGTLVDTLTAADLEGDATFDVPTTAASFRGSLYLPNARFGNASPATATYWISRLEL, from the coding sequence ATGCGTTCACGACTCCAGCTGCTCGGCGTGGCCCTCGCCGGCGCCGCGCTCACCGCCACCCTCGTGGCACCGGCCCAGGCCCTGCCCCGGCACGGCGGCGGGAAGGCCGACCTGCCCGACCGGATCGCGCTGCCCGTCGGCTTCCAGCCCGAGGGCATCGCCACCGACCGCGGACCGGTCGCCTACCTCGGCTCGCGCGCCGACGGCGACATCTACGCCGTCGACCTCCGCACCGGGAAGGGCGGGGTCATCAGCCAGGGCCCGGGTGCCGGCTTCCCCTCGGTCGGCCTCAAGGTCGACCGGCACCGCATCTACGTCTCCGGCGGCACCGCGGGCACCGCCCGCGTCGTCGACGCCCGGACCGGCGCCCTGCTGGCCGACTACCAGCTGGCCCGGGGTGCGGGGGAGAGCTTCGTCAACGACGTCGTGCTGACGAAGCGGACCGCGTGGTTCACCGACTCGCGCCGGCCGCAGCTCTACGCGGTGGCCCGGAAGGGCGACCCGGCCCGGGCTCGCGTCCGCACCCTCCCGCTCCGCGGCGACTGGGTGCAGGCGCCGGCCGGCACCAACAGCGCCAACGGGATCGTCCAGAGCCCCGACCGCCGCTCGCTGCTGGTCGTGGACTCCGCCACCGGGACGCTGTTCCGGGTCAACCCCTCGACCGGCGTGGCCCGCGAAGTCGACCTGGGCGGGGCCAAGCTGACCAACGGCGACGGCCTGCTGCTGCGCGGCCGGACCCTCTACGCGGTGCAGAACCGGCTCAACCAGGTCGCGGTGGTCCAGCTGGACCGCCGGGGCACCCGCGGCACGCTGGTGGACACGCTGACCGCCGCCGACCTCGAGGGCGACGCGACCTTCGACGTGCCGACGACGGCCGCGTCCTTCCGGGGGAGCCTCTACCTGCCGAACGCCCGCTTCGGCAACGCCAGCCCGGCGACGGCCACCTACTGGATCTCCCGCCTGGAGCTCTGA
- a CDS encoding DedA family protein produces the protein MTPLELTGLLGWAERVITALGEWGVGLLVLLETVFPPLPSEVILPLAGFLTSQGAINLPLVVLAATLGAWAGALLLYGLGARLGLERAVRLLARLPLVDREDFERAAAWFERHGRSSIFFGRLIPGVRSLISLPAGAARMPLVTFSVFTLAGSGVWNALLIGAGAALGGSYGTVARYADLLNYLVYAAIAALVAWLVVRRVRRGRAGAGQRAQEG, from the coding sequence GTGACCCCCTTGGAGCTGACGGGCCTGCTCGGCTGGGCCGAGCGGGTGATCACCGCGCTGGGGGAGTGGGGCGTCGGGCTGCTCGTCCTGCTGGAGACGGTGTTCCCGCCGCTGCCCAGCGAGGTCATCCTCCCGCTGGCCGGCTTCCTCACCTCCCAGGGCGCGATCAACCTGCCGCTGGTCGTCCTCGCGGCGACCCTCGGCGCCTGGGCCGGCGCGCTGCTGCTCTACGGGCTCGGCGCCCGCCTGGGCCTGGAGCGCGCGGTCCGGCTGCTGGCGCGGCTGCCGCTGGTGGACCGCGAGGACTTCGAGCGGGCGGCGGCCTGGTTCGAGCGGCACGGCCGGTCGTCGATCTTCTTCGGCCGGCTGATCCCCGGGGTGCGGAGCCTCATCTCGCTGCCGGCGGGCGCGGCGCGGATGCCGCTGGTCACCTTCTCGGTCTTCACCCTCGCCGGCAGCGGGGTCTGGAACGCGCTGCTGATCGGGGCCGGCGCCGCGCTGGGCGGCAGCTACGGGACGGTCGCCCGGTACGCCGACCTGCTCAACTACCTCGTCTACGCCGCCATCGCCGCCCTCGTCGCCTGGCTGGTGGTGCGCCGGGTGCGGCGCGGTCGCGCCGGCGCGGGGCAGCGGGCCCAGGAGGGCTGA